A genomic region of Branchiostoma lanceolatum isolate klBraLanc5 chromosome 4, klBraLanc5.hap2, whole genome shotgun sequence contains the following coding sequences:
- the LOC136433060 gene encoding tripartite motif-containing protein 2-like, translating into MATKEELPKHIKDEFLQCWLCLDTFKRPKALPCLHTFCERCLQDYAEERPKFLCRYCRADTVLPEGGVASLPDNFWIVSMKDLLQKQVPNQDNSESDSDMCRVHGNEELSYYCNTCDDVICRECISNSHSQHSVSKLNEVVEKSHTEIRGLLEKGRNKLEEYGSQMARLSEEEQKLKSNKLKVERHVKMAAKTLIGRIRIEKESLLRQIQDNYSRISDSVKENKTAQEEHIVELLSTMDWAHNIISSDERNCKPFKAEEKLGKLVGTERTEKSQFLQGDHMVFHPAPVGNSRQHLGQIELNPLLNLQDQTSTDTTKQEVLTQQHSDVGMSGIKDETRKAKGTTHIPGVKKKYMLGNRGERHGQFDHPRGIAVSTENLILVADSHNGRIQMFDSISWKHVNSFSTTLNDDLSRPTDLAIGSEGNVYVVDLENKCVKVFDYDGRHKLTFPDVLLVDPKSIAVCPASSLLYVTEFSKRAVRVYNTEGKVVRHFPYVLSEEGPFAAVAHVAVNKSGDVIISDEGNNCIKVFSSDGRLKFRIEGEGRRESGSFSWPMGVCVDDQQRLLVADRGEGKVLQFDTGGRFLQHLLTWKDGLKHPYGLDITTDGQMFVTDEGKHCIFAVTFT; encoded by the coding sequence ATGGCTACGAAAGAAGAGTTGCCCAAACATATCAAGGATGAGTTCCTACAGTGCTGGTTGTGCCTGGACACATTTAAAAGACCCAAGGCCCTCCCCtgtcttcacaccttctgtgAGAGGTGCCTACAGGACTATGCTGAGGAGAGACCCAAGTTCCTCTGCCGCTACTGCCGAGCTGACACTGTGCTTCCTGAAGGGGGAGTAGCATCACTTCCCGACAACTTCTGGATAGTAAGTATGAAGGACTTACTTCAAAAACAAGTGCCAAACCAAGACAACAGTGAGTCAGATTCAGATATGTGTAGGGTTCATGGAAATGAAGAGCTGAGCTACTACTGTAATACATGTGATGATGTCATCTGTAGAGAGTGCATCTCCAACAGCCACAGTCAACACTCAGTTTCAAAACTTAACGAAGTTGTTGAGAAGAGTCACACAGAAATAAGAGGCCTCCTGGAAAAGGGTAGAAACAAACTGGAAGAGTATGGATCTCAAATGGCTCGGCTTTCTGAAGAGGAACAGAAGTTAAAGTCGAACAAACTGAAGGTGGAGAGACATGTAAAGATGGCTGCCAAGACTCTTATAGGCCGCATAAGAATTGAGAAGGAAAGTCTGCTGCGACAGATACAGGACAACTACAGCAGAATCTCAGACTCTGTTAAAGAGAACAAAACAGCTCAAGAGGAACACATTGTGGAGTTGTTATCAACCATGGACTGGGCTCATAACATCATCTCAAGTGACGAAAGGAACTGCAAACCTTTCAAAGCAGAGGAAAAACTTGGCAAGCTTGTTGGTACGGAAAGGACAGAAAAAAGTCAGTTCTTACAGGGGGATCACATGGTGTTCCACCCAGCTCCTGTTGGTAACAGTCGACAGCACTTGGGCCAAATTGAGCTCAATCCTTTGCTAAACCTTCAGGACCAAACTTCAACAGACACCACAAAACAAGAGGTTTTAACTCAACAACACAGTGATGTTGGGATGTCAGGAATAAAGGACGAAACCAGAAAAGCAAAAGGCACGACGCACATACCTGGTGTGAAAAAGAAGTACATGCTGGGGAACAGGGGAGAAAGGCATGGGCAGTTTGACCACCCAAGGGGCATTGCTGTGTCCACAGAGAACCTCATACTTGTTGCTGACAGTCATAATGGGCGCATTCAGATGTTTGACTCAATCTCATGGAAGCATGTCAACAGTTTTTCCACAACTCTGAACGATGACCTCTCCCGTCCGACAGACCTAGCTATTGGTTCAGAGGGGAACGTGTATGTTGTGGATCTGGAAAATAAGTGTGTCAAAGTATTTGACTATGACGGTCGCCACAAACTAACGTTTCCTGACGTTCTCCTAGTGGACCCAAAGAGCATTGCAGTGTGTCCCGCCAGTAGCCTCTTGTATGTGACAGAGTTTTCAAAGAGGGCTGTAAGAGTGTACAATACTGAGGGCAAGGTTGTTAGACATTTTCCTTATGTCTTGAGTGAAGAGGGTCCATTTGCGGCAGTAGCACATGTGGCAGTGAACAAGTCAGGTGATGTCATAATCTCAGACGAAGGCAACAACTGCATCAAGGTCTTCTCATCTGACGGACGTCTCAAGTTCAGAATTGAAGGAGAGGGTAGAAGAGAGAGTGGGAGTTTCAGTTGGCCCATGGGGGTTTGTGTGGACGATCAACAGCGCCTCCTAGTCGCTGACAGGGGTGAGGGAAAGGTACTGCAGTTTGATACAGGTGGGAGGTTTCTACAGCACCTGCTGACATGGAAGGATGGACTGAAGCACCCCTATGGCCTTGACATTACAACAGACGGACAGATGTTTGTAACTGATGAAGGGAAACACTGCATCTTTGCTGTAACCTTTACATAG
- the LOC136433056 gene encoding U4/U6.U5 tri-snRNP-associated protein 1-like isoform X1, with protein sequence MGSSKKHKEKDREREKDRDLERESRKRKKDKDRSRSRSRERKREKKEKSRSRSRSRSKERKRDKERHRERKRDKEGKERKKKHRESEDGRVKAEPRDDDEPVPSTSGGGAGGDSALSIEETNKMRAKLGLKPLDVTDAVVTAEEDKTEKKEDVHAPAINLGEKKKADELREKMKAMREKREMNKKLGKIKALGDDNELDDVTAWVERSRKLQIEKDKAAKRAKMLEEMDEEFGIGSLVEEELGVNKPKNYSARDLAGMTVEHSEESFLEGQSVILTLKDKGVLNTDDDVLMNYNLLEKEKALKNIEAKKKKPDYKPYDEGEEDEFGVFKPKELLDKYDEEIDGVKKSSFTLDARGDVDLESERRLQAIREELRKQSHSLNLAAPTLASEYFTQTEMDAKFQKRKRKVKKIRRKRVVKADDLLPLDDEEPGSRRQEPQEIPGLELVDMDVDLPDIDDVPILGPEVTEEPVVVSTNDCPPVVVPILGPEVTEEPVVVDDEAEEDLHRALSKARKLKQMKERRAGAAKVLEVVQQLPKQENDDEDEEEEAAVPALGKHIVLNATSEFCRTLGEIPTYGQSGNRDEDEEDLMDLEQEDVNRGEDEEGTGWSSVNPDHSEGAQPMDHPLHNILDEEPSMDTGLAGALDLARKKGYLENETRRKGATITTKMSIPETNYTIDDKSREFEDNRKSRYDRGPVVDFKEKDTYRPDVKIEYIDETGRLLNPKEAFRQLSHRFHGKGSGKMKTEKRQKKLMEQEMVKKMSSIDTPLNTLAKLQEKQKETSSPFVVLSGGKNQMNTITKPK encoded by the exons ATGGGATCGTCTAAGAAGCACAAGGAGAAAGACAGGGAGAGGGAGAAGGATAGAGATCTCGAGAGGGAGTCCAGAAAGAGAAAGAAGGACAAAGATCGCTCAAGATCTAGGTCAAGAGAGAGGAAGcgtgaaaagaaagaaaaatccagatCTCGGTCCAGATCGCGATCTAAGGAGAGGAAAAGGGACAAGGAGAGGCACAGGGAGCGTAAGCGGGATAAGGAAGGGaaggagaggaagaagaaacacagGGAATCAGAAGACGGTAGAGTGAAAGCAGAGCCACGGGATGATG ATGAGCCAGTTCCGTCCACATCAGGGGGAGGAGCAGGGGGAGACAGTGCTCTCAGCATTGAGGAGACAAA TAAAATGAGAGCAAAGCTGGGCCTAAAACCTTTGGATGTTACAGATGCTGTAGTTACAG CTGAGGAGGATAAGACAGAGAAGAAAGAAGATGTCCATGCACCTGCCATCAACCTGGGCGAGAAGAAGAAAGCAGACGAGCTGCGAGAGAAAATGAAAGCCATGAGGGAGAAGAGAGAGATGAACAAGAAACTAGG GAAGATCAAGGCATTGGGTGATGACAATGAGCTGGACGATGTGACAGCCTGGGTGGAGCGGAGCCGCAAGCTCCAGATTGAGAAGGATAAGGCAGCAAAGAGG GCCAAGATGCTGGAAGAGATGGATGAAGAGTTTGGGATCGGCAGTCTGGTGGAGGAAGAGTTGGGGGTCAACAAACCCAAG AATTACTCAGCCAGAGACTTGGCCGGCATGACAGTGGAACACTCTGAGGAGTCCTTCTTGGAAGGACAGAGTGTCATCCTCACACTCAAGGACAAAG GTGTGCTGAACACAGACGATGATGTCTTGATGAACTACAACCTCCTTGAGAAGGAGAAAGCTTTGAAGAACATTGAggccaagaagaagaaacctgactaCAAACCTTATGATGAAGGAGAGGAGGATGAGTTTGGAGTG TTCAAACCCAAGGAGCTTCTTGACAAGTACGATGAGGAAATCGATGGAGTGAAGAAGTCATCATTCACCCTAG ATGCCCGGGGAGATGTAGACCTGGAGTCGGAGAGACGGCTGCAGGCCATCAGGGAAGAGTTGCGTAAACAGAGTCATTCCCTCAACCTGGCCGCGCCCACACTCGCCTCCGAGTACTTCACACAG ACTGAGATGGATGCGAAGTTccagaagaggaagaggaaagtGAAGAAGATCCGGAGGAAGCGGGTGGTGAAGGCTGATGACCTCCTGCCGCTGGACGATGAAGAGcctggctcaag GCGACAGGAACCTCAAGAGATCCCAGGTCTGGAGCTGGTGGATATGGATGTGGACTTACCTGACATAGATGATG TTCCCATCCTGGGTCCTGAGGTGACGGAGGAGCCTGTGGTTGTTAGTACTAATGATTGTCCCCCTGTTGTAGTTCCCATCCTGGGTCCTGAGGTGACAGAGGAGCCTGTGGTTGTGGATGACGAGGCAGAGGAGGACTTACACCGTGCACTCAGCAAGGCTCGCAAGCTGAAACAGATGAAGGAGAGACGGGCAGGCGCAGCCAAA GTGTTGGAGGTTGTGCAGCAGCTGCCTAAGCAGGAGAAcgatgatgaagatgaggaggaagaaGCTGCTGTGCCTGCTCTAGGGAAGCACATTGTGCTGAACGCTACGTCAGAGTTCTGCCGTACCCTGGGAGAGATCCCGACCTACGGACAGTCGGGCAACAGGGATGAGGATGAGGAAGATCTGATG GACCTGGAGCAGGAGGATGTGAACAGAGGAGAGGATGAGGAGGGGACAGGATGGAGCTCCGTCAACCCTGATCACAGCGAAGGCGCTCAGCCAATG GATCACCCTCTGCACAATATCCTGGACGAGGAGCCTTCCATGGACACAGGTCTGGCTGGAGCTCTCGATCTGGCTAGAAAGAAAG GTTACCTTGAGAATGAGACCAGGCGGAAAGGTGCCACCATCACCACCAAAATGTCCATTCCTGAGACTAATTACACCATAGACGACAAGTCCAG GGAGTTTGAAGACAACAGAAAGTCTCGTTATGACCGCGGCCCTGTGGTGGACTTTAAGGAGAAGGACACCTACAGGCCTGATGTGAAGATTGAGTACATCGATGAGACAGGCAGGCTGCTCAACCCTAAGGAG GCATTCCGGCAGTTGTCTCACAGATTCCACGGGAAGGGTTCTGGGAAGATGAAGACAGAGAAAAGGCAGAAGAAACTCATGGAACAAGAA ATGGTGAAGAAGATGAGCTCCATCGACACGCCCCTGAACACGCTGGCGAAGCTGCAGGAGAAGCAGAAGGAGACGTCCTCCCCGTTTGTGGTGCTCAGTGGAGGCAAGAACCAGAT GAACACCATCACCAAACCTAAGTAA
- the LOC136433056 gene encoding U4/U6.U5 tri-snRNP-associated protein 1-like isoform X2 has translation MGSSKKHKEKDREREKDRDLERESRKRKKDKDRSRSRSRERKREKKEKSRSRSRSRSKERKRDKERHRERKRDKEGKERKKKHRESEDGRVKAEPRDDDEPVPSTSGGGAGGDSALSIEETNKMRAKLGLKPLDVTDAVVTAEEDKTEKKEDVHAPAINLGEKKKADELREKMKAMREKREMNKKLGKIKALGDDNELDDVTAWVERSRKLQIEKDKAAKRAKMLEEMDEEFGIGSLVEEELGVNKPKNYSARDLAGMTVEHSEESFLEGQSVILTLKDKGVLNTDDDVLMNYNLLEKEKALKNIEAKKKKPDYKPYDEGEEDEFGVFKPKELLDKYDEEIDGVKKSSFTLDARGDVDLESERRLQAIREELRKQSHSLNLAAPTLASEYFTQTEMDAKFQKRKRKVKKIRRKRVVKADDLLPLDDEEPGSRRQEPQEIPGLELVDMDVDLPDIDDVPILGPEVTEEPVVVDDEAEEDLHRALSKARKLKQMKERRAGAAKVLEVVQQLPKQENDDEDEEEEAAVPALGKHIVLNATSEFCRTLGEIPTYGQSGNRDEDEEDLMDLEQEDVNRGEDEEGTGWSSVNPDHSEGAQPMDHPLHNILDEEPSMDTGLAGALDLARKKGYLENETRRKGATITTKMSIPETNYTIDDKSREFEDNRKSRYDRGPVVDFKEKDTYRPDVKIEYIDETGRLLNPKEAFRQLSHRFHGKGSGKMKTEKRQKKLMEQEMVKKMSSIDTPLNTLAKLQEKQKETSSPFVVLSGGKNQMNTITKPK, from the exons ATGGGATCGTCTAAGAAGCACAAGGAGAAAGACAGGGAGAGGGAGAAGGATAGAGATCTCGAGAGGGAGTCCAGAAAGAGAAAGAAGGACAAAGATCGCTCAAGATCTAGGTCAAGAGAGAGGAAGcgtgaaaagaaagaaaaatccagatCTCGGTCCAGATCGCGATCTAAGGAGAGGAAAAGGGACAAGGAGAGGCACAGGGAGCGTAAGCGGGATAAGGAAGGGaaggagaggaagaagaaacacagGGAATCAGAAGACGGTAGAGTGAAAGCAGAGCCACGGGATGATG ATGAGCCAGTTCCGTCCACATCAGGGGGAGGAGCAGGGGGAGACAGTGCTCTCAGCATTGAGGAGACAAA TAAAATGAGAGCAAAGCTGGGCCTAAAACCTTTGGATGTTACAGATGCTGTAGTTACAG CTGAGGAGGATAAGACAGAGAAGAAAGAAGATGTCCATGCACCTGCCATCAACCTGGGCGAGAAGAAGAAAGCAGACGAGCTGCGAGAGAAAATGAAAGCCATGAGGGAGAAGAGAGAGATGAACAAGAAACTAGG GAAGATCAAGGCATTGGGTGATGACAATGAGCTGGACGATGTGACAGCCTGGGTGGAGCGGAGCCGCAAGCTCCAGATTGAGAAGGATAAGGCAGCAAAGAGG GCCAAGATGCTGGAAGAGATGGATGAAGAGTTTGGGATCGGCAGTCTGGTGGAGGAAGAGTTGGGGGTCAACAAACCCAAG AATTACTCAGCCAGAGACTTGGCCGGCATGACAGTGGAACACTCTGAGGAGTCCTTCTTGGAAGGACAGAGTGTCATCCTCACACTCAAGGACAAAG GTGTGCTGAACACAGACGATGATGTCTTGATGAACTACAACCTCCTTGAGAAGGAGAAAGCTTTGAAGAACATTGAggccaagaagaagaaacctgactaCAAACCTTATGATGAAGGAGAGGAGGATGAGTTTGGAGTG TTCAAACCCAAGGAGCTTCTTGACAAGTACGATGAGGAAATCGATGGAGTGAAGAAGTCATCATTCACCCTAG ATGCCCGGGGAGATGTAGACCTGGAGTCGGAGAGACGGCTGCAGGCCATCAGGGAAGAGTTGCGTAAACAGAGTCATTCCCTCAACCTGGCCGCGCCCACACTCGCCTCCGAGTACTTCACACAG ACTGAGATGGATGCGAAGTTccagaagaggaagaggaaagtGAAGAAGATCCGGAGGAAGCGGGTGGTGAAGGCTGATGACCTCCTGCCGCTGGACGATGAAGAGcctggctcaag GCGACAGGAACCTCAAGAGATCCCAGGTCTGGAGCTGGTGGATATGGATGTGGACTTACCTGACATAGATGATG TTCCCATCCTGGGTCCTGAGGTGACAGAGGAGCCTGTGGTTGTGGATGACGAGGCAGAGGAGGACTTACACCGTGCACTCAGCAAGGCTCGCAAGCTGAAACAGATGAAGGAGAGACGGGCAGGCGCAGCCAAA GTGTTGGAGGTTGTGCAGCAGCTGCCTAAGCAGGAGAAcgatgatgaagatgaggaggaagaaGCTGCTGTGCCTGCTCTAGGGAAGCACATTGTGCTGAACGCTACGTCAGAGTTCTGCCGTACCCTGGGAGAGATCCCGACCTACGGACAGTCGGGCAACAGGGATGAGGATGAGGAAGATCTGATG GACCTGGAGCAGGAGGATGTGAACAGAGGAGAGGATGAGGAGGGGACAGGATGGAGCTCCGTCAACCCTGATCACAGCGAAGGCGCTCAGCCAATG GATCACCCTCTGCACAATATCCTGGACGAGGAGCCTTCCATGGACACAGGTCTGGCTGGAGCTCTCGATCTGGCTAGAAAGAAAG GTTACCTTGAGAATGAGACCAGGCGGAAAGGTGCCACCATCACCACCAAAATGTCCATTCCTGAGACTAATTACACCATAGACGACAAGTCCAG GGAGTTTGAAGACAACAGAAAGTCTCGTTATGACCGCGGCCCTGTGGTGGACTTTAAGGAGAAGGACACCTACAGGCCTGATGTGAAGATTGAGTACATCGATGAGACAGGCAGGCTGCTCAACCCTAAGGAG GCATTCCGGCAGTTGTCTCACAGATTCCACGGGAAGGGTTCTGGGAAGATGAAGACAGAGAAAAGGCAGAAGAAACTCATGGAACAAGAA ATGGTGAAGAAGATGAGCTCCATCGACACGCCCCTGAACACGCTGGCGAAGCTGCAGGAGAAGCAGAAGGAGACGTCCTCCCCGTTTGTGGTGCTCAGTGGAGGCAAGAACCAGAT GAACACCATCACCAAACCTAAGTAA
- the LOC136433063 gene encoding TNF receptor-associated factor 3-like, translating into MSDATGGSPAVSLTSSDDGGSQGFDADFVKKPDERYICPVCELVLREPVQTGCGHRYCKFCINQKLGEATPKCPLDGEDLKKEEVFPDKFCKREILSAIVYCTFKSNGCTVEIPLQDLTAHVQECDFAIIDCIFKEAGCVMVLQRRHLSHHLESECLYRQEPCSFCGELVAIAVYEQHERQECPNIPIICPNNCGTVNIPRAQLEEHFKTCPVAEAECSFSSHGCSFKGRRTALHDHETASLTEHFQLVTRSLGSLELEHSRTKRELQEKNNEAGLLKEKVKQHEQDIASMKQSISKLDTKMTALQKMMASQTDRQINIEQGLGATAKKEEVDQQKRELSSVKDQVKRLDNRVNSLESGGGGASSSKGDGFSGVLETQLNAHDRQLGIHDVRLAEMDLRFQILETASFDGTLLWKIKDYTRRKHEAVTGRTLSLYSQPFYTSQFGYKMCARVYLNGDGMGKGTHMSLFFVIMRGEYDALLPWPFRQKVTLMLLDQDQGRRHLSDTFRPDPTSSSFKRPTSDMNIASGCPLFVSQSVVESKTYLNDDTIFIKVVVDCSDLVSP; encoded by the exons ATGAGTGATGCAACAGGTGGATCTCCTGCTGTTTCTCTGACGTCCTCCGATGATGGAGGGAGTCAGGGGTTTGATGCAGACTTCGTGAAGAAGCCGGATGAGCGGTACATCTGTCCTGTCTGTGAGCTGGTTCTCAGGGAACCTGTGCAGACGGGATGTGGGCACAGATACTGCAAATTCTGTATTAACCAAAAGTTGGG GGAAGCAACACCAAAATGTCCACTTGATGGGGAAGACTTGAAAAAAGAAGAG GTGTTTCCAGACAAATTCTGCAAAAGGGAGATCCTTTCAGCAATAGTTTATTGTACCTTCAAATCCAATGGCTGCACAGTTGAGATACCCCTACAAGACCTTACA GCTCATGTCCAGGAGTGTGATTTTGCCATCATTGACTGTATCTTCAAAGAGGCTGGATGTGTCATGGTCCTACAGAGACGCCATCTTTCTCACCACCTGGAGTCTGAATGTCTCTACAGACAGGAACCATGTAGTTTTTGTGGAGAACTGGTGGCTATAGCTGTATATGAG CAACATGAAAGACAGGAGTGTCCAAATATCCCAATCATATGTCCTAACAACTGCGGTACAGTCAATATTCCAAGAGCTCAG CTTGAGGAGCACTTCAAGACATGTCCAGTTGCAGAGGCAGAGTGTAGCTTCAGCTCCCATGGCTGCAGCTTCAAG GGGAGAAGAACTGCCTTGCATGATCATGAGACAGCATCTCTAACAGAGCACTTCCAGTTGGTAACTAGAAGTCTTGGCTCTCTGGAGCTGGAACATTCTAGGACTAAGCGAGAACTGCAGGAGAAGAACAATGAGGCTGGTTTGTTGAAAGAAAAAGTCAAGCAACATGAGCAAGACATCGCAAGCATGAAGCAGAGTATCAGCAAGCTAGACACCAAGATGACAGCCTTGCAG AAAATGATGGCGAGTCAGACTGACAGGCAGATAAATATAGAGCAAGGACTTGGAGCTACTGCCAAGAAAGAGGAGGTGGATCAGCAAAAGAGAGAACTGTCTTCAGTAAAGGATCAAGTAAAGAGACTTGACAACAGAGTCAACAGTCTGGAGTCAGGAGGGGGAGGAGCCAGCAGCAGCAAGGGAGACGGATTTTCAG GAGTGTTGGAAACTCAGCTGAATGCTCACGACCGACAACTCGGCATCCACGATGTCCGACTGGCTGAGATGGACCTCCGCTTCCAGATCCTGGAGACAGCCAGCTTTGACGGCACCCTGCTGTGGAAGATCAAGGACTACACCAGGAGGAAGCATGAGGCTGTGACTGGAAGAACCCTGTCCCTCTACAGCCAGCCCTTCTATACGTCTCAGTTTGGTTATAAGATGTGTGCCAGGGTGTACCTGAATGGGGATGGTATGGGTAAGGGTACCCATATGTCACTGTTCTTTGTAATCATGCGGGGGGAATATGATGCTCTTCTGCCATGGCCGTTCAGACAGAAGGTGACGCTCATGTTGCTGGATCAGGACCAGGGCAGACGCCACCTGTCGGACACGTTCCGCCCTGATCCAACCAGCAGCAGCTTCAAGCGCCCCACAAGTGACATGAACATCGCTTCAGGCTGCCCGCTGTTTGTGTCACAGTCAGTGGTTGAGTCTAAAACATATTTGAACGATGACACAATTTTCATAAAGGTTGTCGTTGATTGCTCAGACCTTGTTAGTCCCTAA